The proteins below come from a single Leifsonia sp. 1010 genomic window:
- a CDS encoding DUF1232 domain-containing protein — protein sequence MNTVPGWIWTAIGVLVALAVMWIALVAVLVVQQRRTGRDVDWRAILRLVPDVVRLVRRLATDPALPRATRWWLYGLLVYLILPIDLIPDFLPGIGYADDAILTIVAVRFAVKHAGYDALERNWPGTPDGLDSLVALARVQRPREDPPQR from the coding sequence ATGAACACGGTGCCAGGGTGGATCTGGACGGCCATCGGAGTGCTCGTCGCCCTCGCCGTGATGTGGATCGCCCTGGTGGCGGTCCTCGTCGTGCAACAGCGCCGGACCGGAAGGGACGTGGACTGGCGGGCGATCCTGCGCCTGGTGCCCGATGTCGTCCGCCTGGTCCGGCGCCTCGCCACCGACCCCGCCCTGCCGCGCGCCACCCGCTGGTGGCTGTACGGACTCCTCGTGTACCTGATCCTCCCGATCGACCTGATCCCCGACTTCCTTCCCGGCATCGGCTACGCCGACGACGCGATCCTCACGATCGTCGCGGTGCGCTTCGCCGTGAAGCACGCGGGGTACGACGCGCTCGAGCGCAACTGGCCGGGAACCCCGGACGGCCTCGACAGCCTGGTGGCGCTCGCGCGCGTGCAACGCCCGCGGGAGGATCCACCGCAGAGGTGA
- a CDS encoding DedA family protein, protein MTGHLLALPAAASPIQTQADPTELGGIAGLAARVMTALGEIGVGLCSLAEVVFPPIPSEVILPFAGFLAYQGSLNVALVLLAATLGSFAGAAILYVLGRKLGEERAVRLLSRLPLVEEEDFTKAADWLKRHGRGAVFFGRLVPLVRSLISLPAGATRMPFGRFAAFTLGGTLLWNAILVGAGFALGTQYHLVERYTEYIDIVVYVAVGLVLGWLVLRRILRHRAARRDADPSA, encoded by the coding sequence ATGACAGGACACCTCCTCGCCCTGCCCGCCGCCGCGTCCCCGATCCAGACGCAGGCCGACCCCACCGAACTCGGCGGCATCGCCGGCCTCGCCGCCCGCGTCATGACCGCCCTGGGCGAGATCGGCGTGGGGCTCTGCTCGCTGGCGGAGGTGGTCTTCCCACCGATCCCGAGCGAGGTCATCCTGCCGTTCGCCGGGTTCCTCGCCTATCAGGGCTCGCTCAACGTCGCGCTCGTGCTGCTGGCGGCGACGCTCGGCAGCTTCGCCGGCGCCGCGATCCTTTACGTCCTCGGCCGCAAACTGGGCGAGGAGCGCGCCGTCCGGCTGCTGTCACGGCTGCCCCTGGTCGAGGAGGAGGACTTCACCAAGGCCGCCGACTGGCTGAAGCGCCACGGACGCGGCGCCGTATTCTTCGGGAGGCTCGTGCCCCTGGTGCGGAGCCTGATCTCGCTTCCGGCGGGAGCGACACGGATGCCGTTCGGCCGGTTCGCGGCGTTCACCCTCGGCGGGACGCTGCTCTGGAACGCGATCCTCGTCGGCGCCGGGTTCGCCCTCGGCACGCAGTACCACCTCGTCGAGCGGTACACGGAGTACATCGACATCGTCGTCTACGTCGCCGTGGGTCTGGTGCTCGGTTGGCTGGTGCTGCGCCGGATCCTGCGTCATCGCGCAGCGCGACGGGATGCGGACCCGTCGGCCTGA
- a CDS encoding helix-turn-helix domain-containing protein codes for MPRQERAERTRLAILDAAAAEFDEHGYEGARLERIVERTGATKGAVYFHFRSKLDIARALVAEKYANWPVVIGEVEESGVRGLAAARELTRRVGALLATDVRVRAAMKLSQTVLPPSADENPYARWVAVLSRLLEQETEDRGGPAVDARAVATVAVHGIFGAYMIADERGMLDGLESDIERIWNVLAVPFDR; via the coding sequence ATGCCGAGACAGGAGCGCGCGGAGCGCACGCGCCTCGCCATCCTCGACGCCGCCGCCGCGGAGTTCGACGAGCACGGTTACGAGGGTGCCCGCCTGGAGCGCATCGTCGAGCGGACCGGCGCGACCAAGGGCGCGGTCTACTTCCACTTCCGATCCAAGCTCGACATCGCTCGCGCCCTCGTGGCCGAGAAGTACGCGAACTGGCCGGTGGTCATCGGCGAGGTCGAGGAGTCCGGGGTGCGTGGTCTGGCCGCCGCGCGGGAGCTGACGCGCCGCGTCGGTGCGCTGCTGGCCACGGACGTGCGCGTCCGTGCCGCCATGAAGCTGTCGCAGACGGTGCTGCCCCCGTCCGCCGACGAGAACCCCTACGCGCGCTGGGTCGCGGTGCTCTCGCGCCTCCTGGAGCAGGAGACCGAGGACCGCGGCGGGCCGGCGGTGGACGCCCGAGCCGTCGCGACCGTCGCGGTGCACGGCATCTTCGGGGCGTACATGATCGCGGACGAGCGCGGGATGCTCGACGGGCTCGAGTCGGACATCGAGAGGATCTGGAATGTCCTCGCCGTGCCCTTCGATCGCTGA
- a CDS encoding MFS transporter: protein MSIEQRRRSLVRRINLSAAWGEGLDGFDLGILSVVLPAITTALHLSPVEAGLIGASSLIGIFVGAPLAGYLTDRFGRQRMFTIDIGCFIVLGVLQALVTEPWQLFLVRVLLGVAIGAEYAIGAAMLAEFAPNRNRGRRLSALLVCWYGGFLVAVVVAYAMVALGADWRWVLATSVIPAIGAWVVRMGIPESPRWLIGRGRQAEADEIVEKNLGADYFAAEGMDAEQESRGGYRALFHGQNLRRLLFISVFWACNVAPYFAIFTFAPVVLKSLDLTNPAAGTIGVNGLATIGALVGALTIEHIGRRKQLIPPFWIMAAALAVVGVWSGAPAWVTIACFAVFAFFNALQGNLSAVYPIEIMPTEVRSSAVGVAAAASRVGAAAGTFLLPVGIASIGTGWCMIIAAVVCVIGALVSQVMAPETTGQTLNEASGSQPVVREDARA, encoded by the coding sequence GTGAGCATCGAACAGCGCCGCCGGTCCCTCGTCCGCCGCATCAACCTGAGCGCCGCCTGGGGCGAGGGACTCGACGGTTTCGACCTCGGCATCCTGAGCGTCGTGCTCCCGGCCATCACCACCGCACTGCACCTATCGCCGGTCGAGGCCGGCCTGATCGGCGCGTCCTCGCTGATCGGGATCTTCGTGGGCGCACCCCTCGCCGGCTATCTGACCGACCGGTTCGGGCGGCAACGCATGTTCACCATCGACATCGGCTGCTTCATCGTGCTGGGCGTGCTGCAGGCGCTCGTGACCGAGCCGTGGCAGCTGTTCCTGGTCCGCGTCCTGCTCGGTGTCGCGATCGGCGCCGAGTATGCAATCGGGGCGGCGATGCTGGCCGAGTTCGCGCCCAACCGCAACCGGGGACGCCGCCTCTCCGCTCTGCTCGTGTGCTGGTACGGGGGCTTCCTGGTGGCCGTCGTCGTCGCCTATGCGATGGTCGCGCTGGGCGCCGACTGGCGGTGGGTGCTCGCCACCAGCGTCATCCCCGCGATCGGTGCGTGGGTAGTGCGAATGGGCATCCCCGAGTCCCCGCGGTGGCTGATCGGACGCGGCCGCCAGGCGGAGGCCGACGAGATCGTGGAGAAGAACCTCGGCGCCGACTACTTCGCCGCCGAGGGGATGGACGCGGAGCAGGAGTCACGCGGCGGGTACCGCGCCCTGTTCCACGGCCAGAACCTCCGCCGGCTGCTGTTCATCAGCGTCTTCTGGGCGTGCAACGTCGCGCCCTACTTCGCCATCTTCACCTTCGCGCCGGTCGTGCTGAAGTCGCTCGACCTGACCAACCCGGCCGCCGGCACCATCGGCGTGAACGGCCTGGCCACCATCGGCGCCCTCGTCGGCGCCCTCACCATCGAGCACATCGGCCGTCGCAAGCAGCTCATCCCGCCGTTCTGGATCATGGCGGCGGCGCTCGCCGTCGTCGGCGTGTGGTCAGGAGCGCCCGCCTGGGTCACCATCGCGTGCTTCGCCGTCTTCGCCTTCTTCAACGCGCTGCAGGGCAACCTGTCAGCGGTCTACCCGATCGAGATCATGCCGACGGAGGTGCGCAGCTCGGCCGTCGGCGTGGCGGCGGCGGCGAGCCGGGTGGGAGCGGCGGCCGGCACCTTCCTGCTGCCGGTGGGCATCGCCTCCATCGGCACCGGCTGGTGCATGATCATCGCGGCCGTCGTCTGCGTGATCGGCGCGCTCGTGTCGCAGGTGATGGCCCCGGAGACGACCGGCCAGACCCTCAATGAGGCCAGCGGATCGCAGCCCGTCGTCCGGGAGGACGCGCGGGCCTGA
- a CDS encoding cupin domain-containing protein yields the protein MNTVHNLDAAFALIPEPWQPHRLASVNDYDVKVARLRGEFVWHAHPETDELFLVIDGRLTIQLRDGDVELGPHDVFVVPRGVEHCPKTDEDALVVMVEPKGTVNTGDRPGERTAEVRELADEA from the coding sequence ATGAACACGGTCCACAACCTCGACGCCGCCTTCGCCCTCATCCCGGAGCCGTGGCAGCCGCACCGCCTCGCGAGCGTCAACGACTACGACGTGAAGGTGGCGCGCCTGCGCGGCGAGTTCGTCTGGCACGCGCATCCCGAGACCGACGAGCTGTTCCTCGTCATCGACGGGCGGCTCACCATCCAGCTGCGCGACGGGGATGTGGAGCTCGGTCCGCACGACGTGTTCGTCGTCCCGCGCGGCGTCGAGCACTGCCCGAAGACCGACGAGGACGCGCTCGTCGTGATGGTCGAGCCGAAGGGGACGGTCAACACCGGCGACCGTCCGGGCGAGCGCACCGCCGAGGTGCGCGAACTCGCCGACGAAGCCTGA
- a CDS encoding ATP-dependent DNA ligase, producing MLLDTLVTTAETVASTRSRLAKVDALAALLADLDPEEIAPAVGFLVGKARQGRVGVGWRGLSGAMGEPASESSLTVDDLDALLDRLAAPSGSGSAGERNRALRDFTARATAREQDFIARVLLGEMRTGALEGVLMDAIARAADRPGASVRRAAMLSGNLGETARLALTGTAEELDAVGLVVGRPVLPMLAASAPSAAEALATTGEASVEYKLDGARIQVHRRGDEVRVFTRNLADITHRLPEVVEVARRLPVRDVILDGETLSLDEDGAPRPFQDTMSRFARWSSGAARSDAATPAPKEPATEGPDAVRETVLHPWFFDILHVDGRDLLDEPLSIRLAELERVAGDHRIPGEVTADPEVAERVARDALSAGQEGVVVKAIDSPYAAGRRGSSWVKVKPVHTYDLVVLAVEWGSGRRQGLLSNIHLGARDPEGAFGEPGGFVMVGKTFKGLTDKLLAWQTEHFPEIEVRRTAGTVWVAPTTVVEIAIDGVQRSSRYPGGIALRFARVKRYRDDKDAGEADTIETLRGLLRE from the coding sequence GTGCTCCTCGACACGCTCGTGACGACGGCTGAGACCGTCGCATCCACCCGGTCCCGGCTGGCGAAGGTGGATGCGCTCGCGGCGCTTCTCGCCGACCTCGATCCGGAGGAGATCGCCCCGGCCGTCGGTTTCCTCGTCGGCAAGGCCCGGCAGGGGCGCGTCGGCGTCGGCTGGCGCGGGCTCAGCGGCGCGATGGGCGAACCCGCGTCGGAGTCCTCTCTGACCGTCGATGATCTGGATGCGCTGCTCGACCGCCTCGCGGCGCCGTCGGGATCGGGCTCGGCCGGTGAGCGCAACCGCGCCCTCCGCGACTTCACAGCGCGGGCCACCGCACGCGAGCAGGACTTCATCGCGCGCGTGCTCCTCGGCGAGATGCGGACGGGGGCGCTCGAAGGCGTGCTGATGGATGCGATCGCCCGGGCCGCGGACCGCCCCGGCGCCAGTGTTCGCCGCGCCGCGATGCTGTCGGGAAACCTCGGCGAGACCGCCCGCCTGGCGCTGACCGGCACTGCGGAGGAGCTCGATGCGGTCGGCCTGGTCGTGGGCCGGCCGGTTCTTCCGATGCTGGCGGCGTCGGCCCCGAGCGCGGCGGAGGCCCTCGCGACAACCGGGGAGGCGTCGGTCGAGTACAAGCTCGACGGCGCGCGCATCCAGGTGCACCGACGCGGCGACGAGGTCCGCGTCTTCACCCGCAACCTCGCGGACATCACCCACCGTCTGCCGGAGGTGGTCGAGGTGGCGCGGCGCCTGCCGGTGCGCGACGTGATCCTCGACGGAGAGACCCTGTCGCTGGATGAGGACGGCGCACCCCGGCCGTTCCAGGACACCATGTCGAGGTTTGCGCGGTGGAGCTCAGGGGCGGCGCGAAGCGACGCCGCGACCCCAGCGCCGAAGGAGCCTGCGACTGAGGGTCCAGATGCGGTTCGCGAGACGGTGCTGCATCCCTGGTTCTTCGACATCCTGCACGTCGACGGCCGCGATCTGCTCGACGAGCCGCTGTCCATCCGGCTGGCGGAGCTGGAGCGCGTTGCCGGCGATCACCGCATCCCCGGCGAGGTCACGGCCGATCCGGAGGTGGCCGAGCGCGTCGCGCGCGACGCCCTTTCCGCCGGGCAGGAGGGCGTGGTCGTCAAGGCGATCGACTCTCCGTACGCTGCGGGTCGCCGGGGTTCCAGCTGGGTCAAGGTGAAGCCCGTGCACACCTACGACCTGGTCGTCCTCGCCGTGGAGTGGGGGTCGGGGCGGCGGCAGGGACTGCTGTCGAACATCCACCTCGGGGCCCGCGATCCGGAGGGCGCGTTCGGCGAGCCGGGCGGGTTCGTGATGGTCGGCAAGACCTTCAAGGGCCTCACCGACAAGCTCCTCGCCTGGCAGACGGAGCACTTCCCGGAGATCGAGGTGCGGCGAACCGCCGGGACGGTCTGGGTCGCGCCGACGACCGTCGTCGAGATCGCGATCGACGGCGTGCAGCGCTCCAGCCGCTACCCCGGCGGCATCGCCCTGCGCTTCGCCCGCGTCAAGCGGTACCGCGACGACAAGGACGCCGGCGAGGCCGACACGATCGAGACGCTGCGCGGCCTCCTCCGCGAGTGA
- a CDS encoding Lrp/AsnC family transcriptional regulator, which yields MDGHGAGIPARSGAAGAERGVRVKALDTLDDLDRRIIVALQHDGRASWTAIADMVGSSSATVARRGQQLVQDGVVRIAVVPALGSSGQVDTFLVRLNCRPGTQLEVAAALVEHADVRFLTLVTGQYDIMAEVVVTGGAAHYPQLIQQLQSIAGIKRWRSDLIMHVHKVRHDWSRQLFAETMKLPQEDEKASLVDAEMCEPDHLDEADRRILAALRDDGRVTFQAIGDRTGMNESSVRRRFDRMRANHCLDILTLVPAAALGMGAETLLLVKVAPSRLEAVAQELSGYPAVRYLASLLDDNSLFCELITPSVAELNQFISHTLSVLDGVEGWTGAMELLYLKRGFIETPWWRAQVGYADEAERREAARLRA from the coding sequence ATGGACGGACACGGTGCGGGGATTCCTGCACGAAGTGGTGCCGCCGGTGCGGAGCGCGGCGTCCGAGTGAAGGCGCTCGACACCCTCGACGACCTCGACCGCCGCATCATCGTCGCGCTCCAGCACGACGGGCGAGCGAGCTGGACCGCGATCGCGGACATGGTCGGCAGCTCCTCCGCCACCGTCGCCCGCCGCGGCCAGCAGCTGGTGCAGGACGGCGTCGTGCGGATCGCCGTCGTGCCGGCCCTCGGCAGTTCCGGGCAGGTCGACACGTTCCTGGTGCGGCTGAACTGCCGTCCGGGCACGCAGCTCGAGGTCGCGGCAGCGCTCGTGGAGCATGCCGACGTCCGCTTCCTCACGCTGGTGACCGGACAGTACGACATCATGGCCGAGGTCGTGGTGACGGGAGGGGCGGCGCACTACCCGCAACTCATCCAGCAGCTGCAGTCCATCGCCGGCATCAAGCGCTGGCGCAGCGACCTCATCATGCACGTGCACAAGGTGCGGCACGACTGGAGCCGGCAGCTGTTCGCCGAGACGATGAAGCTCCCGCAGGAGGACGAGAAGGCGTCGCTGGTCGACGCCGAGATGTGCGAGCCCGACCACCTCGACGAGGCCGACCGCCGCATCCTCGCCGCCCTCCGCGACGACGGCCGTGTCACCTTCCAGGCCATCGGCGACCGGACGGGCATGAACGAGTCCAGCGTGCGGCGCCGCTTCGACCGGATGCGCGCGAACCACTGCCTCGACATCCTCACGCTCGTCCCCGCGGCGGCGCTCGGGATGGGAGCGGAGACGCTGCTGCTGGTCAAGGTCGCGCCCTCCCGGCTGGAGGCGGTCGCGCAGGAGCTCTCCGGGTATCCGGCTGTGCGCTACCTCGCCTCGCTGCTGGATGATAACTCCCTGTTCTGCGAGCTGATCACGCCGTCAGTGGCGGAGCTGAACCAGTTCATCTCGCACACCCTCTCGGTGCTCGACGGCGTCGAGGGATGGACGGGCGCGATGGAGCTGCTCTACCTCAAGCGCGGCTTCATCGAGACGCCGTGGTGGCGGGCGCAGGTCGGCTACGCCGACGAGGCCGAGCGGCGGGAGGCGGCGCGCCTGCGGGCGTGA
- a CDS encoding alpha/beta hydrolase, translating into MTTDVSPEFAAATTTAQFVEINGNRLAVEVLGPEGAPVIITHHGAPGLGSRAEPRASFGRLADEYRVVVFDARGSGESEGNGEFSHEQWAADIDALREWIGAERIVMAGGSYGGFMSLEYATRYPDRVLALVLRDTAADNSHSELSRKNALASDRVTVDMEKFDRIDEGRVRDNDDLRDCWREILPLYDYVYDPEAVERKVEATPYRYEAHNYAFSKNLPTYDLKGALPGITAPTLVTVGRTDWITPVSCSETIVSLIPDARLAIFEKSGHSPQIEEAEAWTDTVRGFLHEVVPPVRSAASE; encoded by the coding sequence GTGACAACAGACGTCTCCCCCGAGTTCGCCGCCGCGACCACCACCGCGCAGTTCGTCGAGATCAACGGCAATCGCCTCGCCGTCGAGGTGCTTGGGCCGGAGGGGGCGCCGGTGATCATCACCCACCACGGCGCACCCGGTCTCGGTTCGCGCGCCGAGCCGCGCGCCAGCTTCGGGCGGCTGGCCGACGAGTACCGCGTCGTCGTGTTCGATGCGCGCGGCTCGGGCGAGAGCGAGGGCAACGGCGAGTTCAGCCACGAGCAGTGGGCGGCAGACATCGACGCGCTGCGCGAGTGGATCGGCGCCGAGCGGATCGTCATGGCCGGCGGCTCGTACGGCGGCTTCATGTCGCTGGAGTACGCGACGCGGTACCCGGACCGGGTGCTCGCCCTGGTGCTGCGCGACACGGCGGCCGACAACTCCCACTCGGAGCTGTCCCGGAAGAACGCGCTCGCCTCCGACCGGGTGACCGTCGACATGGAGAAGTTCGACCGCATCGACGAGGGCCGGGTGCGCGACAACGACGACCTGCGCGACTGCTGGCGCGAGATCCTCCCGCTGTACGACTACGTCTACGACCCGGAGGCGGTCGAACGGAAGGTGGAGGCGACCCCGTACCGCTACGAGGCGCACAACTACGCCTTCTCGAAGAACCTTCCGACCTATGATCTGAAGGGGGCGCTCCCGGGGATCACCGCACCCACGCTGGTGACCGTCGGGCGGACCGACTGGATCACGCCGGTCTCGTGCTCGGAGACGATCGTGTCGCTCATCCCGGATGCGCGGCTGGCGATTTTCGAGAAATCGGGTCACTCCCCCCAGATCGAGGAGGCGGAGGCATGGACGGACACGGTGCGGGGATTCCTGCACGAAGTGGTGCCGCCGGTGCGGAGCGCGGCGTCCGAGTGA
- a CDS encoding Xaa-Pro peptidase family protein, with the protein MFRTLLTADALDRIQDRVRSRLAAEGLDALLTDSPEDVAYLTGFFHHPSERPVAVWMDAEGRTVLLVPELERENAERQSARAELVSYPEFPGVLPPFRALADRVGRAGRVGFSTGVTWERQAAAFAELDAGEAVATPLVTVARYVKLPEEVALHAEAARITDLMLESGVALIRERVSAGGELPSEAELASHVGGVGVSTMYAEHDDVVVVSPLAGGLVYAGANSAYPHGLPSGYRLHPGDTFMLSLGCAVGGRFVEGERTFVLGTPTADQRRYHDAVRLAQATGASAIRPGRECRQANADCIDVIREAGLGEYLRHRQGHGIGLGMHEPPWLEDGDPTLLEAGMIVSNEPGVYIPGHAGYRISDSMLVTEDGARPLTSFPRDLDHCTIDL; encoded by the coding sequence GTGTTCCGCACCCTGCTGACCGCCGACGCGCTCGACCGCATCCAGGACCGCGTCCGCTCCCGGCTCGCCGCCGAGGGGCTCGACGCCCTGCTGACCGACTCGCCGGAGGACGTCGCCTACCTGACCGGCTTCTTCCATCATCCGAGCGAGCGTCCGGTGGCGGTGTGGATGGATGCGGAGGGCCGCACGGTCCTCCTCGTCCCCGAGCTCGAGCGGGAGAACGCGGAACGCCAGTCCGCCCGTGCCGAGTTGGTGTCCTATCCCGAGTTCCCCGGCGTCCTCCCGCCGTTCCGGGCGCTCGCGGACCGGGTAGGGCGCGCCGGCCGGGTGGGGTTCTCGACCGGGGTGACGTGGGAGCGGCAGGCCGCCGCGTTCGCCGAACTCGACGCAGGCGAGGCCGTTGCGACCCCGCTGGTCACCGTGGCCCGCTACGTGAAGCTGCCCGAGGAGGTCGCCCTGCACGCCGAAGCTGCGCGCATCACCGACCTGATGCTCGAATCCGGGGTCGCCCTGATCCGCGAGCGCGTCTCGGCCGGCGGCGAGCTGCCGAGCGAGGCGGAATTGGCCTCGCATGTCGGCGGAGTCGGCGTCTCGACGATGTACGCAGAACACGACGATGTCGTCGTCGTATCGCCGCTCGCGGGCGGTCTCGTCTACGCGGGCGCGAACTCCGCCTACCCGCACGGGCTGCCGTCCGGGTACCGCCTGCACCCCGGCGACACCTTCATGCTCTCGCTCGGCTGCGCCGTCGGCGGCCGCTTCGTCGAGGGGGAGCGCACCTTCGTGCTCGGCACGCCGACCGCCGACCAGCGGCGCTACCACGACGCCGTCCGGCTCGCGCAGGCCACCGGCGCCTCCGCCATCCGGCCCGGCCGCGAGTGCCGCCAGGCGAACGCCGACTGCATCGACGTCATCCGGGAGGCGGGCCTCGGCGAATACCTCCGCCATCGGCAGGGGCACGGCATCGGACTCGGGATGCACGAGCCGCCGTGGCTGGAGGACGGCGACCCGACGCTGCTCGAAGCGGGGATGATCGTCTCCAACGAGCCGGGCGTCTACATTCCCGGGCATGCCGGTTACCGCATCTCCGACTCCATGCTGGTCACGGAGGACGGCGCGAGACCGCTGACCTCGTTCCCCCGCGACCTCGACCATTGCACCATCGACCTCTGA
- a CDS encoding ABC transporter permease, producing the protein MTQAAVTEAAVGIEPVALENGRAAAQTWRAFRREPLGMLALAVLIVLTIVAIAAPLIAPYPPSYGDPVLAPPSGAHWFGTDSLGRDVFGEVVWGSQQSILVAVAASAIAIVVGTIVAVAGAYFRRLDGFISVVVDLTLSLPVLPLMILIAALVGPSTTTIILVVAAFSWPEVTRLVRSQALTVVRLPYVDAARLMTSSPLWIIVRHVVPAVTPVIVVSVVVTASRAVLSAAGLAFLGLGDPNVWSWGRILYEAQQSGAMSSAWWLTLFPSIAILLLVLSATLLSIAYNDARNPKSRRR; encoded by the coding sequence ATGACCCAGGCAGCAGTCACCGAGGCCGCGGTCGGCATCGAGCCGGTCGCTCTGGAGAACGGCCGCGCGGCCGCGCAGACCTGGCGGGCGTTCCGCCGGGAGCCGCTCGGGATGCTGGCGCTCGCCGTCCTCATCGTGCTCACCATCGTCGCGATCGCGGCCCCGCTGATCGCGCCCTATCCGCCGAGCTACGGCGACCCCGTCCTCGCGCCGCCGAGCGGCGCCCACTGGTTCGGCACCGACAGCCTCGGCCGGGATGTGTTCGGCGAGGTGGTCTGGGGGTCGCAGCAGAGCATCCTGGTCGCGGTGGCGGCCTCCGCCATCGCCATCGTCGTCGGGACCATCGTCGCCGTCGCCGGCGCGTACTTCCGGCGGCTCGACGGCTTCATCAGCGTCGTCGTCGACCTGACCCTGTCGCTCCCGGTGCTGCCGTTGATGATCCTCATCGCCGCGCTGGTCGGACCGAGCACCACCACGATCATCCTCGTCGTCGCAGCCTTCTCCTGGCCGGAGGTCACCCGGCTGGTGCGCTCGCAGGCGCTGACGGTCGTGCGCCTCCCGTACGTCGACGCCGCCCGGCTGATGACCTCCTCCCCGCTGTGGATCATCGTGCGGCACGTGGTACCGGCGGTCACTCCCGTGATCGTCGTCTCGGTCGTCGTCACCGCCTCGCGCGCCGTGCTCTCGGCCGCGGGCCTCGCCTTCCTCGGGCTGGGCGATCCGAACGTCTGGTCGTGGGGGCGCATCCTCTACGAGGCGCAGCAGTCGGGCGCGATGTCGAGCGCCTGGTGGCTGACCCTGTTCCCGTCCATCGCGATCCTGCTGCTCGTTCTCTCGGCGACGCTGCTGTCCATCGCCTACAACGACGCGCGCAACCCCAAGTCGCGTCGCCGCTGA
- a CDS encoding ABC transporter permease has product MSRFLFLLPRLGRGVLTIWFAVTVTFLLLRLLPGDPALAVASPNMTEDTRAALLQQYGLDQPLIVQYGIYLWQLVQGNLGVSFTQSIPVLDVLMQRLPWTLLLTGTALVLTVAVGIPLGVLAASHRGRFLDKVVQIVGVTGQSIFVPSIGVLLLFVFGLMLHWLPIGGAYDQDAYGLAWYGSVASHLILPAVSLMLVQLGSYVLTMRSTLIDALGEDYTTLARANGLPYRRVLWKHALRNALLPTTTLIGLQLGFLVGGAVLTETVFAYPGIGRGIYEAVTQLDFPVLQGAFLMLAITVVVANMITDTVYGFLDPRVKKA; this is encoded by the coding sequence GTGTCCCGGTTCCTGTTCCTGCTCCCGAGGCTCGGGAGGGGTGTGCTCACGATCTGGTTCGCCGTGACCGTGACGTTCCTCCTGCTGCGCCTGCTGCCCGGAGACCCGGCGCTGGCGGTCGCCAGCCCGAACATGACCGAGGACACGCGGGCGGCCCTGCTCCAGCAGTACGGGCTCGATCAGCCGCTGATCGTGCAGTACGGCATCTATCTGTGGCAGCTCGTCCAGGGAAACCTGGGGGTCTCGTTCACGCAGTCGATTCCTGTGCTCGACGTGCTGATGCAGCGACTCCCGTGGACGCTGCTGCTCACCGGCACCGCTCTGGTGCTCACGGTGGCCGTCGGCATCCCGCTCGGGGTGCTGGCGGCCTCCCACCGTGGCCGCTTCCTCGACAAGGTGGTGCAGATCGTCGGCGTCACCGGCCAGTCCATCTTCGTCCCGAGCATAGGCGTGCTGCTGCTGTTCGTGTTCGGGCTGATGCTCCACTGGCTGCCGATCGGCGGAGCATACGACCAGGACGCCTACGGGTTGGCCTGGTACGGCTCGGTGGCCAGCCATCTCATCCTGCCGGCGGTGTCGCTCATGCTGGTGCAGCTCGGCTCGTACGTGCTGACCATGCGCTCGACCCTGATCGACGCGCTGGGAGAGGACTACACGACCCTGGCCCGGGCCAACGGTCTCCCGTACCGCCGGGTGCTGTGGAAGCACGCCCTGCGGAACGCGCTGCTCCCGACCACGACGCTGATCGGGCTCCAGCTGGGCTTCCTCGTCGGCGGCGCCGTCCTCACCGAGACCGTGTTCGCCTACCCGGGCATCGGCCGCGGGATCTACGAGGCGGTCACGCAGCTCGACTTCCCCGTGCTGCAGGGCGCGTTCCTGATGCTCGCCATCACGGTCGTGGTGGCGAACATGATCACCGACACCGTCTACGGATTCCTCGACCCGAGAGTGAAGAAGGCATGA